In Leptospira sp. WS58.C1, a single genomic region encodes these proteins:
- a CDS encoding SiaB family protein kinase gives MMENEVINLFKTYQETSEYNLLVSFKGRLSQEVLTELGSMIRTSLSTESKIKKIFAVFIELAQNMLHYSAERKINEEQKDAGVGILIVRENSVGYHVASGNLVLNEKIEFLTERIQKINSMSKDELKSFYQQQLRSERPEDSKGAGVGLIDIARKSDGPLVFRFDKLDGKLSFFTISAFFTKEN, from the coding sequence ATGATGGAAAATGAAGTCATAAATCTATTTAAGACTTATCAGGAAACCAGCGAATACAACCTGCTCGTATCCTTTAAGGGCAGACTGTCCCAGGAAGTTCTGACCGAGTTGGGATCAATGATCCGGACTTCTTTAAGCACGGAATCTAAAATTAAGAAAATTTTCGCCGTTTTTATTGAACTAGCGCAAAATATGCTGCACTACTCCGCCGAGCGAAAAATTAATGAAGAGCAGAAAGATGCAGGCGTAGGGATCCTCATAGTTAGGGAAAATTCGGTTGGCTACCATGTTGCTTCGGGAAATTTGGTACTAAACGAGAAGATCGAGTTTTTGACCGAAAGGATACAAAAAATCAACTCCATGAGTAAGGACGAATTAAAGTCCTTCTACCAACAGCAACTTAGATCGGAGAGGCCGGAAGATAGCAAAGGAGCAGGTGTGGGATTAATCGATATTGCCAGGAAGTCGGACGGGCCTCTGGTATTTCGTTTCGACAAATTGGATGGCAAACTATCCTTTTTTACAATCTCCGCATTCTTTACGAAGGAAAACTAA
- a CDS encoding protein kinase domain-containing protein, with amino-acid sequence MIVTGFELKERLNAESASEVYKAVRKEDSKSVIIKFLPVLDELHPSVVNLRNEFEILNLLSSGYFVKPIKFEKLQDGFALFMDFVPGGSLKDFISKKPMTLSDFFPIAIQLAERLSEIHSKKIIHKDLKPENIIFNKDEKQIRIIDFGISTRLNKEETSWSAPNILEGSIHYVSPEQTGRMNRSVDYRSDFYSLGITYYEMLLGKLPFDGDDLLQLVHSHLAKIPASPKEVRSEIPTVLSEIVMKLLAKNAEDRYQTARGLQGDLEKAYALWKEKTDFPPFPLAQTDFSTEFKIPQKLYGRDEYIKTLLEEFKSVATNGRSRMVLIGGYSGVGKSSLVKEINKPLTESKGYFISGKFDQYNRNLPFSAIIQVFSSLVELILTESPERIEAWKSKIKKAVGANGKVVTDVIPELEIIIGKQDPVPELGPQENANRFYIVFQNFIKVFASPDHPLAIFLDDMQWADTASLELLKNLMEDVTVNYLFIILAYRDNEVDSSHPFQVLLDTLEKEGLDPYKIVLQPLALKDVRQLLSDSLYTSEDKTSEFAEIVHSKTGGNPFFIGELLKQLAKEDSVYFDHGSGKPGEGIWKWDITKIRNTKISDNVVELLVNRIRKLSPKIQETLELAACIGSSFDLALLTRILETDYKTALRSLQETIAEELIVPIGENYRLAESFEETEANKEKNYQTAKTVTFRFQHDRVQQAAYEIIEEEKKKKIRLQLGRFLLEGADPKHIEDNIFDIANHMNIGSGLITEPAEKLKLAQLDLIAGKKAKNSTAYKPALSYIAKARELLFLLPEASKGDDALWNAKYDLCYSIFRELGETQYLTGNFEDSQKTIDTLLKYARSPIEKADACNLLIIQYSALGKFDLALPMIIKALQPLGVDIPEKDHEKVTGEEIEIVNKALEGKTVDSLLDLPLIQKQEQIMAVNLLISAIPTVYNFALSLFPIVSLKMVNLFLKYGNLSDPYGYSMYAILLTSGFQQYRKGYEFAELAVKVSEKYKNPSGITKAANILANYTTPFVRHLKYSEEINHRGIQASLESGEFLHGGYCAMNDAVNVVLQSKNLELVKPKIDGLLKFTRKVKNNLAIDTVLASALVVSNLRGKTPSHLEFSIEEMDEKDYIELCNSHQSPFPVCLFKIMKARTLLSYGEAESALKELEESESMLGFISGQIAVEEHGYLHSLAMAANYKLSTQEQKVKFLERIKKNQQKLKVLSESAPENFEHKYLLVEAELARLEYKNWKAAKTYEQAVQLAGKNEYYNDEALAAELASKFWFSKGSAKIGSQYIAEAYQKYGRWGATKKQELLKTKFPEFIREKGRDTFRTTRTMGTLSTRTASATEVYSGQTLDFQSILKSSTAISGEIKLESLLDTLMQISIENVGAEKGVMILRRDGKLFVEAEGSTTDDEIRVLQGIPIQESKNLPISVIYYVERTKEDLVLRNAFADEKFNKDPYIRERKTKSVLCSPIIKQGELIGILYLENNLSEAAFTSDRLQTISILSSQAAISIDNALLYANLESKVAERTKELAQANDDLALKNQHITDSITYSLNIQQAILPSSEVLGGALSDYFVVFRPKDIVSGDFYWFSKQEDAIYIASVDCTGHGVPGALMSMIGNTLLNQIVNEIGITDPGSILEHLHKKVRQALKQDMDQTNSRDGMDLCLLKIEGNNLYFAGAKRPIFIGKGGVLTEIKGDRFSIGGRQKEETRKFTTHSIPLEKGIRTSVYLTTDGFMDQPNPDRQKIGTKGLLNFLSGIEHLSGEEQKERLESFLLAHQNGEAQRDDITLVGVILGGR; translated from the coding sequence ATGATCGTAACTGGGTTCGAACTAAAAGAAAGACTGAATGCCGAATCTGCGTCCGAAGTTTATAAAGCTGTCCGCAAAGAGGACAGTAAGTCCGTTATCATCAAATTTCTTCCGGTATTGGATGAATTACATCCATCGGTGGTCAATCTTAGGAACGAATTCGAGATCCTGAATTTACTTTCCTCCGGTTATTTTGTTAAACCTATCAAGTTCGAAAAACTCCAAGACGGATTCGCACTTTTTATGGACTTCGTGCCTGGAGGTTCTTTAAAGGATTTTATCTCCAAAAAGCCGATGACTCTTTCGGATTTTTTCCCGATCGCCATCCAACTCGCGGAAAGATTAAGCGAGATACATTCCAAAAAGATCATACACAAGGACTTAAAACCTGAGAATATAATATTCAATAAGGATGAAAAACAGATCCGGATCATAGATTTCGGAATTTCCACCAGACTGAATAAGGAGGAAACTTCTTGGTCCGCTCCGAATATCCTAGAAGGTTCCATCCACTATGTTTCTCCGGAGCAAACCGGAAGAATGAACCGTTCGGTAGATTACAGAAGTGATTTTTATTCTTTGGGGATCACTTACTACGAGATGCTTCTTGGAAAGTTACCGTTCGACGGAGACGATCTTCTACAATTAGTACATTCCCATTTGGCAAAAATCCCCGCTTCTCCGAAAGAAGTAAGATCCGAAATCCCTACCGTACTTTCAGAGATCGTAATGAAACTTCTAGCAAAAAATGCGGAAGATAGATACCAGACGGCAAGGGGACTCCAGGGAGATCTGGAAAAAGCATACGCTCTCTGGAAAGAAAAAACAGACTTCCCTCCTTTCCCTCTCGCCCAAACGGATTTCTCCACGGAATTCAAGATCCCTCAGAAACTATACGGAAGGGATGAGTATATTAAAACTCTTTTGGAAGAATTCAAATCCGTTGCCACAAACGGAAGATCCAGAATGGTTTTGATCGGAGGTTACTCCGGTGTGGGAAAATCCTCACTTGTTAAGGAAATCAATAAACCTCTCACCGAATCCAAAGGTTATTTCATCTCGGGTAAGTTCGACCAGTACAATCGGAACCTCCCCTTCTCCGCCATCATCCAAGTGTTCTCCAGTTTGGTGGAATTGATCCTGACCGAATCTCCGGAAAGGATCGAGGCATGGAAGAGTAAGATCAAAAAAGCGGTAGGCGCCAACGGAAAAGTGGTCACGGACGTGATCCCGGAATTGGAGATCATTATAGGTAAACAGGATCCTGTTCCGGAACTTGGACCTCAAGAGAACGCAAACCGTTTTTACATAGTATTCCAAAACTTCATTAAGGTTTTTGCAAGTCCCGACCATCCTCTTGCAATTTTCCTGGACGATATGCAATGGGCGGATACCGCTTCCTTAGAACTTCTCAAAAATCTGATGGAAGACGTAACCGTAAATTACCTTTTCATCATATTAGCATACAGGGACAACGAAGTGGATTCTTCCCATCCTTTCCAAGTATTGCTGGATACGCTGGAAAAGGAAGGATTGGATCCTTATAAGATCGTACTCCAACCTTTGGCATTAAAGGACGTAAGACAATTACTCTCGGACAGCCTTTATACTTCGGAAGATAAAACCTCCGAATTTGCGGAAATCGTACATTCCAAAACCGGAGGAAACCCATTCTTTATCGGGGAACTTCTGAAACAACTCGCCAAGGAAGACTCGGTCTATTTCGATCATGGTTCCGGAAAACCGGGCGAAGGAATCTGGAAATGGGATATCACCAAGATCCGGAATACTAAGATTTCGGATAACGTAGTAGAACTTTTAGTGAATAGGATCCGGAAACTTTCACCTAAGATCCAAGAAACCTTGGAATTGGCGGCATGTATAGGGAGCAGTTTTGATTTGGCTCTTTTGACTAGGATTTTAGAAACGGATTATAAAACCGCGCTTCGTTCCTTACAGGAGACCATCGCGGAAGAATTGATTGTGCCGATCGGGGAAAACTATCGCCTTGCGGAATCGTTCGAGGAAACGGAAGCGAATAAGGAAAAAAATTACCAGACCGCAAAAACGGTCACCTTCCGATTCCAACACGATAGGGTCCAACAAGCGGCGTATGAAATTATAGAAGAAGAAAAGAAAAAAAAGATCCGCTTACAATTGGGAAGATTCCTATTGGAAGGAGCGGACCCTAAACATATCGAAGACAATATTTTCGATATTGCAAATCACATGAATATCGGCTCCGGGCTAATTACCGAACCGGCGGAAAAACTAAAACTGGCCCAATTGGATCTGATCGCAGGAAAGAAGGCCAAAAACTCCACGGCTTACAAACCGGCTCTTTCCTATATCGCAAAAGCCAGGGAATTGCTCTTCCTTCTTCCGGAGGCTTCCAAAGGGGATGACGCTCTTTGGAACGCCAAGTACGATCTTTGTTACTCCATCTTCAGAGAGTTAGGCGAAACCCAATATCTGACCGGGAACTTCGAGGATTCCCAAAAGACGATAGATACACTTTTAAAATATGCAAGATCTCCGATCGAAAAGGCGGATGCTTGTAACCTGCTCATTATCCAATATTCCGCCCTTGGAAAATTCGACCTCGCTCTTCCGATGATCATAAAGGCGCTCCAACCATTAGGTGTGGATATTCCTGAAAAGGATCATGAAAAAGTAACGGGGGAAGAGATAGAGATCGTAAACAAAGCCTTGGAAGGAAAGACGGTAGATTCTTTGTTGGACCTCCCACTGATCCAAAAACAGGAACAGATCATGGCAGTGAACCTTTTGATTAGCGCCATCCCAACCGTTTACAATTTTGCATTGTCCCTTTTCCCGATTGTTTCCTTAAAAATGGTGAACCTATTCTTGAAGTACGGGAACCTTTCCGATCCGTACGGATATTCCATGTATGCGATCCTTCTCACTTCGGGTTTCCAACAATATAGAAAAGGTTACGAATTTGCGGAACTCGCGGTCAAGGTGAGTGAAAAATACAAGAACCCGAGCGGGATCACGAAGGCAGCGAATATTCTCGCAAACTACACGACTCCGTTCGTAAGACATTTAAAATACTCGGAAGAGATCAACCATAGAGGGATCCAAGCCAGCTTAGAATCCGGGGAATTCCTGCATGGCGGTTATTGCGCCATGAACGACGCAGTCAATGTTGTCCTTCAGTCCAAAAATCTAGAATTAGTAAAACCTAAAATAGATGGACTATTAAAATTCACTCGTAAGGTAAAGAACAACTTAGCGATAGATACGGTTCTCGCATCCGCACTGGTGGTTTCCAACCTGAGAGGAAAAACTCCTTCTCATTTGGAATTTTCCATCGAGGAAATGGATGAGAAAGATTATATAGAATTATGTAATTCTCACCAAAGTCCTTTCCCGGTCTGTCTTTTCAAGATTATGAAGGCGAGAACGTTACTTAGCTATGGAGAAGCAGAAAGCGCGTTAAAAGAATTGGAAGAATCCGAAAGTATGCTCGGATTCATTTCAGGTCAAATAGCGGTGGAAGAGCACGGGTATCTGCATTCTCTCGCAATGGCTGCGAATTATAAACTTTCTACCCAAGAACAAAAAGTAAAATTCTTGGAAAGGATCAAGAAGAATCAACAGAAACTAAAAGTCCTTTCCGAAAGCGCCCCTGAAAATTTCGAACATAAATATCTATTGGTAGAAGCGGAACTTGCAAGACTAGAATACAAAAACTGGAAAGCAGCGAAAACCTACGAGCAAGCGGTTCAACTCGCGGGTAAAAACGAATATTACAACGATGAGGCTTTAGCCGCGGAACTGGCATCCAAATTCTGGTTCTCCAAAGGAAGCGCCAAAATCGGATCCCAATATATCGCGGAAGCTTACCAAAAATACGGAAGATGGGGAGCGACTAAAAAGCAGGAACTCCTCAAAACCAAGTTCCCGGAATTCATCCGAGAAAAAGGAAGAGATACTTTCCGCACTACCCGCACCATGGGGACCTTAAGCACCAGGACCGCTTCCGCTACGGAAGTATATTCCGGTCAGACCCTGGACTTCCAATCCATCCTGAAAAGTTCCACTGCGATCTCCGGAGAGATCAAACTAGAGTCCTTATTGGATACTTTAATGCAGATTTCCATAGAGAACGTGGGTGCGGAAAAAGGGGTCATGATCCTACGAAGGGACGGAAAACTATTCGTAGAAGCGGAAGGAAGTACGACGGACGATGAGATCAGAGTCCTCCAAGGAATTCCGATCCAAGAAAGTAAAAATTTACCTATCAGCGTTATCTACTATGTGGAAAGGACCAAAGAGGATCTGGTGCTCAGAAACGCTTTCGCAGATGAGAAGTTCAACAAGGATCCGTATATTAGAGAAAGGAAAACAAAATCCGTTCTATGTTCTCCGATCATCAAACAAGGAGAACTGATCGGTATATTATATTTGGAGAATAATCTTTCCGAGGCTGCATTCACTTCGGATAGGCTCCAGACTATCTCCATTCTATCCTCGCAGGCCGCGATATCCATCGATAACGCGTTACTTTACGCGAATTTGGAAAGTAAGGTCGCCGAAAGAACCAAAGAATTAGCTCAGGCCAACGATGATCTGGCATTAAAAAACCAGCATATTACGGACAGTATTACATATTCCTTGAATATCCAGCAGGCAATTTTACCTTCTTCTGAAGTATTGGGAGGTGCACTTTCCGATTATTTTGTGGTATTCCGCCCGAAAGATATTGTATCAGGAGATTTTTACTGGTTTTCAAAACAGGAAGATGCAATATATATCGCATCCGTCGATTGTACCGGCCACGGAGTGCCGGGAGCTCTTATGTCCATGATCGGAAATACTTTGCTTAATCAGATCGTAAACGAAATCGGTATTACCGATCCGGGATCTATTTTAGAACATTTACATAAAAAAGTCAGGCAGGCTCTCAAACAGGACATGGACCAAACGAATTCTAGGGACGGAATGGATCTTTGTTTATTAAAGATTGAAGGAAACAATTTATACTTTGCGGGAGCAAAACGGCCTATTTTTATTGGAAAAGGCGGAGTCTTGACCGAAATTAAAGGTGATAGATTCTCGATCGGCGGAAGGCAAAAAGAAGAAACGCGAAAATTTACAACACACTCCATTCCCTTGGAAAAAGGAATACGTACGAGTGTTTACTTAACCACGGACGGCTTTATGGATCAGCCGAATCCGGACCGACAAAAAATCGGTACCAAAGGGTTACTAAACTTCTTAAGCGGAATCGAACATCTTTCCGGCGAAGAACAAAAAGAACGTTTAGAATCCTTCCTGTTAGCCCATCAAAACGGAGAGGCACAGCGGGACGACATAACACTAGTCGGTGTAATATTGGGGGGAAGATAA
- a CDS encoding ketoacyl-ACP synthase III — translation MANSKNLVSNGVRITGIGHYLPERIVTNEEIRPRLKYPEMHPAEKAVIGNIGVTERRRANEKETAQFMAAETSKMILKDAGKKAEDVDLFILANWTDRLYLPDLAPQASKLAGTSNSLAFDICTACTGFVHGVQMASAFLSSGKFKNALVIGSERFSVRTKMNGYGEFTAGDAAAGVLLEYTGNTEFGIIDSFLKDDGDLSNIIEIGPGPNFYIKSYPELVTNAADLTLSSMDDLLKKNGITLEDIDWVIPHPGTDVVVQDVLNRTKFPREKILLNFERVGNTSAASIPIALSEFYYKGIVKKGDLILSPAVGAGFYWGGLLYRL, via the coding sequence ATGGCGAATTCTAAAAACCTAGTTTCGAACGGAGTTCGAATTACCGGGATCGGGCATTATCTCCCGGAAAGGATCGTTACCAACGAAGAAATTCGTCCTAGATTAAAATATCCTGAAATGCATCCTGCCGAAAAAGCGGTCATCGGAAATATAGGTGTAACGGAAAGAAGAAGGGCGAATGAAAAAGAGACCGCCCAGTTCATGGCCGCGGAAACCTCCAAAATGATCCTGAAAGATGCCGGCAAAAAAGCGGAGGATGTGGACTTATTCATTCTAGCAAACTGGACGGACCGCCTCTATCTTCCCGACCTAGCTCCCCAGGCTTCTAAACTTGCGGGAACTTCCAACTCATTGGCATTCGATATATGTACGGCCTGTACCGGCTTTGTGCACGGAGTACAAATGGCATCCGCTTTCTTAAGCAGCGGTAAATTTAAGAACGCACTCGTCATCGGCAGTGAAAGATTTTCTGTCAGAACCAAAATGAACGGTTATGGAGAATTCACAGCAGGTGATGCGGCGGCCGGAGTTCTTTTGGAATACACCGGAAATACAGAATTCGGGATCATAGATTCCTTCTTAAAGGATGACGGAGATCTTTCCAATATCATTGAGATCGGACCAGGACCGAATTTTTATATAAAAAGTTATCCGGAACTTGTAACCAATGCTGCGGATCTTACACTTTCATCCATGGATGATCTATTAAAAAAGAACGGTATAACCTTGGAAGATATAGACTGGGTCATCCCTCATCCGGGAACGGACGTAGTCGTGCAGGATGTACTGAACAGAACAAAATTCCCAAGAGAAAAAATACTTCTGAATTTTGAAAGAGTGGGAAATACTTCGGCTGCATCCATTCCGATCGCATTATCCGAATTTTATTATAAAGGGATCGTCAAAAAAGGTGATTTAATCCTTTCCCCTGCAGTTGGAGCCGGATTTTATTGGGGCGGACTTTTGTATCGTCTCTGA
- a CDS encoding CoA-transferase: protein MPQESKHQTTQILSDPDSLVREFVKPGMYIHLATTMSRPNALIYSLSRVFDGTNPEFTVSVAGIHSSAHCLALSGIVKKMITGFAGDNYPKPSPNGLYKDLMRGKPFELELWSLLSLVQRLMAGAMKLPGFVSNSLVGSDLITDKLGKTAFLYHKPTDGNPFGEAASPHLDSESRGTKEKDMVVLLPLYPEITLVHGIVADEDGNIVLSQPGGEGAWGALAATKGVIATVEKIVPRGTLPPELVHIPGTKVLGIAPARFGAHPQSLRVQGFPEIPAFEGVESYLDDYEFQMEANKAAGIPAKAEKWYKENVMLVGGHEEYLELMGEVRLRRLKMTPPEHSLSSPEDPKTVNDSEQMIILAARAIIEKVKTKGYKTILAGIGAAHIAAWTAAKLLEKEGIHIKIVAELGFYGMKPFAGDVFLFSQLHTHQCSMLSDIVSILGTIVPDDCLGVIGAAEVDWFGNINSVLDGKGNFLVGSGGANDIVSTADTIVVAKANRFRFVRKVKHITSPGDRVIEAVCQYGRFQRSPFSDHPFELSSWLAPASDDEMEPEEAVLRYTLWLPPDEDLPIAQEPAINSDELTALRELDPERIYTEQFMVYTRLP, encoded by the coding sequence ATGCCACAAGAATCGAAACATCAGACTACTCAGATTCTTTCCGATCCTGACTCCCTTGTACGGGAATTCGTCAAACCTGGCATGTACATACATTTGGCCACTACCATGTCTAGGCCGAATGCACTTATCTATTCTCTCTCCAGAGTTTTTGACGGAACAAATCCCGAGTTTACCGTAAGCGTGGCCGGTATTCATTCTAGCGCTCATTGTCTCGCTCTTTCCGGCATTGTAAAAAAGATGATCACCGGTTTTGCCGGAGATAATTATCCTAAGCCAAGTCCGAACGGATTATATAAGGACTTAATGAGAGGAAAACCATTCGAGTTGGAACTTTGGTCCCTTCTTAGCTTGGTGCAAAGATTGATGGCAGGGGCCATGAAACTTCCGGGCTTTGTTTCGAACTCTTTAGTAGGGTCTGACCTAATTACGGACAAGTTAGGAAAGACTGCATTCTTATACCATAAACCAACCGACGGAAATCCTTTCGGAGAAGCTGCAAGCCCTCATCTAGATTCCGAAAGTAGAGGAACAAAAGAAAAGGACATGGTGGTCCTTCTTCCGCTCTACCCCGAAATCACATTGGTCCACGGCATAGTTGCGGATGAAGACGGAAATATCGTTCTCTCACAACCTGGGGGAGAAGGAGCATGGGGTGCGCTTGCCGCCACAAAAGGTGTGATCGCTACAGTGGAAAAGATCGTACCAAGAGGAACCTTGCCTCCCGAACTAGTGCATATACCCGGCACGAAAGTTTTAGGGATCGCTCCCGCAAGATTCGGGGCTCATCCTCAATCCTTGCGAGTCCAAGGTTTTCCTGAGATCCCGGCATTCGAAGGTGTGGAATCCTATCTGGACGATTACGAATTCCAAATGGAGGCCAATAAAGCGGCAGGCATTCCCGCTAAGGCCGAAAAATGGTATAAAGAAAACGTAATGCTAGTAGGAGGTCATGAGGAATACCTGGAACTAATGGGAGAAGTCAGGCTTAGACGTTTAAAAATGACTCCTCCGGAACATTCTTTATCCTCTCCGGAAGATCCGAAAACGGTAAATGATTCGGAACAGATGATCATTCTTGCCGCAAGGGCAATCATAGAGAAGGTCAAAACAAAAGGATACAAAACAATTCTCGCAGGAATTGGAGCCGCACATATCGCCGCCTGGACAGCGGCCAAACTTCTGGAAAAAGAAGGGATCCATATCAAAATCGTCGCAGAGCTCGGATTTTATGGAATGAAACCTTTTGCGGGTGATGTGTTTCTTTTCAGCCAACTTCATACACACCAATGTTCTATGCTCTCGGATATAGTAAGTATATTGGGAACCATCGTACCTGACGATTGTTTGGGAGTGATCGGGGCTGCCGAAGTGGACTGGTTCGGAAATATCAACTCCGTCCTAGATGGAAAGGGGAACTTTTTAGTAGGGTCCGGAGGAGCAAACGATATTGTTTCCACAGCGGATACCATCGTTGTAGCGAAGGCAAACCGTTTCCGTTTCGTACGAAAAGTAAAACATATCACTTCTCCCGGAGACAGGGTGATAGAAGCAGTATGTCAATACGGTAGATTCCAAAGGTCTCCTTTTTCGGATCACCCTTTCGAATTGAGCTCCTGGCTTGCTCCCGCCTCCGACGACGAGATGGAACCGGAAGAAGCTGTTCTAAGATATACACTTTGGCTTCCTCCTGACGAGGACCTTCCCATTGCCCAAGAACCGGCAATCAATTCGGATGAATTGACGGCACTCAGAGAATTGGATCCGGAAAGAATTTATACGGAACAGTTTATGGTGTATACCCGTTTGCCTTAA
- a CDS encoding acyl-CoA thioesterase: protein MSQSTNQESSTFKTELVVRRSDTRSATVVGGLFVSHLTYETFIPLVNEVFDTFLEAYSWSKANIAGANIIIPKMEVEYKSEAKAGDVLEFSAGVFNLGKKSCELHISASQKVSKEEVGLAKISLVFYDYVSKKTLEIPSAFRAKFEV from the coding sequence ATGTCTCAATCCACGAATCAAGAGTCTTCTACTTTTAAGACAGAACTTGTTGTCCGCAGATCCGATACCAGGAGCGCCACAGTAGTAGGCGGACTTTTTGTTTCTCACCTAACCTACGAAACCTTTATCCCGCTTGTGAACGAAGTGTTCGATACTTTCTTAGAAGCGTACTCCTGGTCTAAGGCAAATATTGCAGGGGCCAATATCATCATCCCAAAAATGGAAGTGGAATATAAGTCCGAAGCGAAAGCAGGGGACGTCCTGGAATTTTCCGCAGGAGTTTTTAATTTAGGGAAGAAGTCCTGCGAGTTACATATCTCCGCTTCTCAAAAAGTTTCCAAAGAAGAAGTGGGACTTGCGAAAATTTCTCTAGTCTTTTACGACTATGTTTCTAAAAAAACCTTGGAGATCCCGTCCGCATTTAGGGCGAAATTCGAAGTATGA
- a CDS encoding four helix bundle protein, which produces MNSKVQTSQTEAEFPTEYYFSTEIPIRKIDLSLDIHVSFASVLDLVMEAHLQFFQYLGYSVTDIHGNSIIFANASIQYQGELLYKDKVIIDVSLDNFGEKSFDLYFRLSKRNRAEKVSLVKIRVLFFDYKQRKVVPVPSEFKKKFDTGKYIKMQSPEIGKEISSAVGPDGFVFGFRKLEVWNLAHVFLLHLYELCETWKGKVEPSLLEHIRSISSLLPVRIAGAWGTRIRAEKVKNILRAKVHLEELRYLLILVADLGKVDPSQELDDLQTINSHLKKYLNKVRTGETRKIR; this is translated from the coding sequence ATGAATTCCAAGGTCCAAACTTCTCAGACGGAAGCCGAGTTTCCTACGGAATATTATTTTTCGACGGAGATACCGATCCGTAAGATCGATCTGAGTTTGGACATACACGTTTCTTTCGCAAGCGTTTTGGATCTTGTAATGGAAGCTCACCTTCAATTCTTCCAATACCTGGGTTATTCCGTAACCGATATACATGGAAATAGTATCATATTCGCGAATGCTTCCATACAATACCAAGGAGAATTATTATATAAGGATAAAGTGATTATAGACGTTTCCTTGGATAATTTCGGGGAGAAGTCTTTCGATCTATACTTCCGGCTTTCCAAAAGGAATCGAGCGGAGAAGGTATCCCTCGTAAAGATCAGAGTTTTATTCTTCGATTATAAACAAAGAAAAGTAGTTCCTGTCCCTTCCGAATTCAAAAAGAAATTCGATACAGGCAAATACATCAAGATGCAAAGTCCAGAGATCGGAAAAGAGATCTCGAGTGCCGTAGGACCCGACGGATTTGTTTTCGGATTTCGTAAATTGGAAGTTTGGAATTTGGCACATGTGTTCCTTCTTCATTTATACGAACTTTGTGAAACCTGGAAAGGTAAAGTGGAACCTAGCCTTTTGGAACATATCAGATCCATTTCTTCCTTATTGCCTGTCAGGATCGCAGGAGCCTGGGGAACCCGGATCCGCGCCGAAAAAGTAAAAAATATCCTAAGAGCGAAAGTACATTTGGAAGAGCTGAGATATCTTCTGATCTTAGTTGCGGATCTTGGAAAAGTGGATCCTTCTCAAGAACTGGATGATCTTCAGACGATCAATTCTCATCTTAAAAAATATCTGAACAAAGTCAGGACCGGAGAAACTAGAAAGATCCGATGA
- a CDS encoding SDR family NAD(P)-dependent oxidoreductase codes for MKDKVALVTGGNAGIGKAIVHEFVSRGAKVLFCGRREEEGKKTEEEISKLGGKVKFFRCDVSDDSQVKELVQKVESEFGGLDYAVNNAAVGGLASDLHQYPEKVWDKVIAVDLKGTWLCMKHEIELLLKRGGGSIVNVSSIAGLVGADWKVAPYSAAKHGVVGLTKSAALEYAEKKIRVNAVCPGFIRTEMLEGLFQSSSDPKEAEKKITRLHPVNRLSEPGEVAKAAVWLCSDEASFITGVALPVDGGYTAK; via the coding sequence ATGAAAGATAAGGTCGCATTAGTCACAGGCGGGAACGCAGGGATCGGAAAAGCAATCGTACACGAATTCGTTTCCAGAGGTGCGAAAGTTCTATTCTGCGGAAGAAGAGAAGAAGAAGGAAAAAAAACGGAAGAAGAAATTTCCAAACTGGGTGGAAAGGTAAAATTCTTTCGATGCGATGTGTCGGACGATTCTCAAGTAAAAGAATTGGTACAAAAAGTCGAGTCCGAATTCGGAGGCCTGGACTACGCAGTGAATAACGCCGCAGTGGGAGGACTCGCTAGCGATCTTCACCAATATCCCGAGAAAGTTTGGGACAAAGTGATCGCAGTGGATTTAAAAGGCACCTGGCTTTGTATGAAACATGAAATAGAACTTCTTTTAAAAAGAGGGGGAGGTTCTATCGTTAACGTATCTTCTATCGCGGGGTTAGTCGGTGCAGATTGGAAAGTGGCTCCTTATTCCGCGGCAAAACACGGAGTAGTCGGACTTACAAAATCAGCTGCATTAGAATACGCGGAAAAAAAGATCAGAGTGAACGCAGTATGTCCCGGATTTATCCGAACGGAAATGTTGGAGGGATTATTTCAGTCTTCTTCCGATCCGAAAGAAGCGGAGAAAAAAATCACCAGATTACATCCGGTCAATCGGCTTTCCGAACCGGGAGAAGTCGCTAAAGCGGCGGTTTGGTTATGTTCCGACGAGGCTTCCTTTATTACCGGTGTGGCGCTTCCGGTGGATGGCGGCTATACTGCAAAGTAA